Proteins encoded within one genomic window of Guyparkeria hydrothermalis:
- the nusG gene encoding transcription termination/antitermination protein NusG has translation MAMRWYVVQAFSQYENSVKKALQERIERAGLQDLFGEILVPSEEVVEMRDGVKRRSERKFFPGYVLVQVEMTDEAWHLIKSVPRVLGFIGTSGGKPTPISEREADQILNRVKDSTEKPKPKTLFDVGEMVRVCDGPFNDFTGTVEEVNYEKSRLRVAVSIFGRSTPVELNFDQVEKT, from the coding sequence ATGGCGATGCGCTGGTACGTCGTCCAGGCGTTCTCACAGTACGAAAACAGCGTCAAGAAGGCGCTGCAGGAGCGCATCGAGCGCGCCGGCCTGCAGGATCTGTTCGGCGAGATTCTCGTCCCCTCCGAGGAGGTGGTCGAGATGCGCGATGGCGTCAAGCGTCGTTCCGAGCGCAAGTTCTTCCCGGGCTACGTGCTGGTCCAGGTGGAGATGACCGACGAGGCGTGGCACCTGATCAAGTCGGTGCCACGGGTGTTGGGCTTTATCGGCACCTCCGGCGGCAAGCCGACGCCGATCAGCGAGCGCGAGGCCGACCAGATCCTCAATCGGGTCAAGGACTCCACCGAAAAGCCGAAGCCGAAGACGCTGTTCGACGTCGGCGAGATGGTTCGGGTCTGCGACGGCCCGTTCAACGACTTCACCGGCACGGTCGAGGAAGTCAACTACGAGAAGAGCCGCCTGCGCGTGGCCGTCAGTATTTTCGGGCGTTCCACTCCGGTGGAGCTCAACTTCGACCAGGTCGAGAAGACCTGA
- the rplJ gene encoding 50S ribosomal protein L10, with the protein MALTFDRKKLVVAEVAEVASKAYSAVGVEYRGLTVSQVTELRVKAREQGVYLRVVKNTLAKRALEGTEYECMTEALRGPLILAFSMDDLGSAARLMKDAAKEMEALDVQFVSLGGELLPASALDRVASLPTREEALAQLMATMQAPVTKLARTFNEVPGKLVRTVAAVRDQKQAA; encoded by the coding sequence GTGGCACTAACCTTCGATCGTAAGAAGCTGGTTGTCGCCGAAGTCGCCGAGGTTGCATCCAAGGCCTACTCGGCGGTTGGCGTCGAGTATCGAGGCTTGACGGTCTCGCAGGTCACCGAGCTGCGTGTGAAGGCACGCGAGCAGGGTGTTTACCTGCGTGTCGTCAAGAACACCCTGGCCAAGCGCGCCCTGGAAGGCACCGAGTACGAATGCATGACCGAGGCCCTGCGCGGCCCGCTCATCCTCGCGTTCTCGATGGACGACCTGGGCTCCGCGGCGCGTCTGATGAAGGACGCTGCCAAGGAGATGGAAGCGCTTGACGTCCAGTTCGTGTCCTTGGGTGGCGAACTCCTCCCGGCTTCCGCTCTCGATCGCGTTGCCAGCCTGCCGACCCGTGAGGAAGCGCTCGCGCAACTCATGGCGACGATGCAGGCGCCGGTCACCAAGCTGGCTCGTACCTTCAACGAGGTACCGGGCAAGCTGGTCCGCACCGTGGCAGCCGTTCGCGACCAGAAACAAGCGGCTTAA
- the rplL gene encoding 50S ribosomal protein L7/L12, with translation MAVTKDDILEAISNMSVMEIVELISDMEEKFGVSAAAAVAAAPAAGGGEAAGGAEEQTEFDVVMSSFGSNKVAVIKATRELTGLGLKEAKELVEGAPSTIKEGVEKEEADSMKAKLEEAGASVELK, from the coding sequence ATGGCAGTTACAAAAGACGATATTCTCGAAGCAATCTCCAACATGTCCGTCATGGAGATCGTTGAGCTGATCTCCGACATGGAAGAGAAGTTCGGCGTAAGCGCCGCTGCAGCCGTAGCCGCTGCTCCGGCAGCCGGTGGTGGCGAAGCCGCTGGTGGCGCTGAAGAGCAGACCGAGTTCGACGTGGTCATGAGCTCGTTCGGCTCCAACAAGGTTGCCGTCATCAAGGCGACCCGCGAGCTGACCGGTCTCGGCCTCAAGGAAGCCAAAGAGCTGGTAGAAGGCGCTCCGAGCACCATCAAGGAAGGCGTCGAGAAGGAAGAGGCCGACTCCATGAAGGCCAAGCTCGAAGAGGCAGGCGCTTCCGTCGAGCTCAAGTAA
- the rplA gene encoding 50S ribosomal protein L1: MAKLSKRQKLIAEKIDRNRQYGAEEAFSLLKELSTVKFNESVDVSVNLGVDPRRSDQMVRGSTVLPRGTGQDVRVAVFAQGANAEAAKEAGADIVGMEDLAEEVKQGRMDFDVVIASPDAMRVVGQLGQILGPRGLMPNPKVGTVSPDVANAVKNAKAGQVRYRTDKNGIIHCTIGKVDFEPAALIENLNALIGDLNKAKPTGAKGVYMKRVSVSTTMGPGLSVDQGSIAE; the protein is encoded by the coding sequence ATGGCCAAGCTGAGCAAGCGTCAGAAGCTGATCGCCGAGAAGATCGATCGCAATCGCCAGTACGGTGCTGAAGAAGCCTTCTCCCTGCTGAAAGAGCTCTCCACCGTCAAGTTCAACGAGTCGGTCGACGTTTCCGTCAACCTGGGCGTTGACCCGCGTCGTTCGGACCAGATGGTTCGTGGCTCGACCGTGCTGCCGCGCGGCACCGGTCAGGACGTGCGCGTCGCCGTGTTCGCCCAGGGTGCGAACGCCGAGGCCGCCAAGGAAGCCGGTGCCGATATCGTCGGCATGGAGGACCTGGCAGAAGAGGTCAAGCAGGGTCGCATGGACTTCGACGTCGTCATCGCCTCTCCGGACGCGATGCGCGTGGTCGGCCAGCTGGGTCAGATCCTCGGCCCGCGCGGTCTGATGCCGAACCCGAAGGTCGGCACCGTCTCGCCGGACGTCGCCAATGCGGTCAAGAATGCCAAGGCTGGTCAGGTGCGCTACCGCACCGACAAGAACGGCATCATCCACTGCACCATCGGTAAGGTGGACTTCGAGCCGGCGGCACTGATCGAGAACCTCAACGCACTGATCGGCGACCTGAACAAGGCCAAGCCGACCGGCGCGAAGGGTGTGTACATGAAGCGCGTTTCCGTCTCCACCACGATGGGGCCGGGCCTGTCGGTCGATCAGGGTTCGATCGCCGAGTAA
- a CDS encoding type III pantothenate kinase yields MNCYIDAGNSRIKGRLARRTQASAEPFSVTWPEPAEPDAVGALATRLEPLLVDEKGRSPRQIVLASVVEPRRREWLETALAEICPTAKRRWLSVPRKCCHVRVAYEDPARLGIDRFCAMIEAHALVEGRPLAVINAGTAVTLDVLEADGQHRGGLILPGWRAQLEGLRSAAPGLGEAVEPLLSADDAPASELNADDSPGVAEATRQLGLAVDTTTAIDVGRHWLLAAGVNEMLAVWRQALADQGELLVVLAGGDAERLAALVSPEVDVRVESDLVLAGMVRLAKARR; encoded by the coding sequence GTGAATTGCTACATCGATGCGGGCAACAGCCGGATCAAGGGACGCCTCGCGCGTCGCACCCAGGCGAGTGCCGAGCCGTTCTCCGTCACGTGGCCTGAGCCCGCCGAGCCGGATGCGGTCGGTGCGCTAGCGACCCGGCTCGAGCCCCTGCTGGTCGACGAGAAAGGGCGGTCGCCGCGACAGATCGTGCTGGCGTCGGTCGTCGAGCCGCGCCGTCGCGAATGGCTCGAGACCGCCCTGGCCGAGATCTGCCCGACCGCGAAGCGGCGCTGGTTGTCGGTGCCGCGCAAGTGCTGCCATGTCCGGGTTGCCTACGAGGACCCGGCGCGACTGGGCATTGATCGCTTCTGCGCCATGATCGAGGCCCATGCTCTGGTCGAGGGTCGTCCGCTGGCGGTGATCAATGCCGGCACCGCCGTCACGCTCGACGTGCTCGAGGCCGACGGTCAGCACCGCGGCGGGCTGATCCTGCCCGGCTGGCGGGCCCAGCTCGAAGGGTTGCGCTCAGCCGCGCCTGGACTGGGGGAGGCGGTCGAGCCGTTGCTTTCGGCCGATGACGCACCCGCATCCGAACTGAACGCCGACGACTCCCCGGGGGTGGCCGAGGCCACCCGCCAGTTGGGGCTTGCCGTCGACACCACCACGGCCATCGATGTCGGGCGCCACTGGCTGCTCGCCGCCGGGGTCAACGAGATGCTGGCCGTCTGGCGACAGGCTCTCGCCGACCAGGGGGAGTTGCTGGTCGTCCTCGCCGGCGGAGACGCCGAGCGGCTTGCGGCACTGGTCTCCCCGGAGGTCGACGTGCGGGTCGAGAGTGACCTGGTGCTCGCCGGGATGGTGCGGCTGGCCAAGGCCCGACGCTGA
- a CDS encoding biotin--[acetyl-CoA-carboxylase] ligase codes for MPRESALDFDSLARRLQSLADERGWRLSVESRTTSTNDEVRSAMRLAEGAVPCVALAATQTAGVGRRGARWLSGPGDGLWFSVAVPAESRPVTAPPSLALAGELAERLRRGGVPVELKWPNDLYLDGGKLGGLMLERARFGGRVAWLAGVGINWRLPAESSGGELGDDYRPAALESVPGGEGPADTVDLALELIASAVDLLASPARWGDRLERLRCRHRWFDVPVEVLPERGEAYRGVGGEICADGRLEIRRDDGRRVAVGPNDRVRAAPLRS; via the coding sequence ATGCCTCGCGAGTCCGCGCTCGATTTCGATTCCCTCGCACGTCGCCTGCAGTCGCTCGCCGACGAGCGGGGCTGGCGGTTGTCCGTCGAGTCGCGGACGACCTCGACCAATGACGAGGTCCGCTCGGCGATGAGATTGGCCGAAGGCGCGGTACCCTGCGTGGCCCTCGCCGCCACCCAGACGGCCGGTGTCGGCCGGCGTGGGGCGCGCTGGCTGAGCGGACCGGGCGATGGGCTGTGGTTCTCGGTGGCGGTGCCCGCCGAGTCGCGGCCCGTCACCGCGCCGCCGAGCCTGGCGCTGGCCGGCGAACTGGCCGAGCGGCTGCGCCGCGGCGGGGTGCCGGTGGAGCTCAAGTGGCCCAACGACCTGTATCTGGATGGCGGCAAGCTCGGTGGCCTGATGCTGGAGCGCGCCCGCTTCGGTGGTCGGGTCGCCTGGCTGGCCGGCGTCGGGATCAACTGGCGTCTGCCCGCCGAGTCATCGGGGGGCGAACTGGGTGATGACTATCGACCGGCCGCCTTGGAGAGCGTCCCCGGTGGCGAGGGGCCGGCTGACACGGTCGACCTGGCGCTGGAACTGATCGCCTCGGCGGTCGATCTGCTCGCCTCGCCCGCGCGCTGGGGTGATCGGCTCGAACGCCTGCGTTGCCGGCACCGCTGGTTCGATGTGCCGGTGGAAGTCCTTCCCGAGCGCGGGGAGGCGTACCGCGGCGTCGGCGGTGAGATTTGCGCCGACGGCCGCCTGGAGATCCGTCGGGATGACGGGCGCCGGGTGGCGGTCGGACCGAACGATCGGGTGCGTGCGGCTCCCTTGCGGAGCTGA
- the rplK gene encoding 50S ribosomal protein L11, with translation MAKKVSAYIKLQVPAGQANPSPPIGPALGQHGVNIMGFCKEFNAASGNIEPGLPVPVVITVYQDKSFTFIMKTPPAAVLLKKAVGIKSGSAEPNKTKVGTVTRAQLEEIATTKEPDLTAKDLDARVRTIAGSARSMGLNVEGV, from the coding sequence ATGGCTAAGAAAGTCTCAGCTTATATCAAGCTTCAGGTGCCGGCCGGCCAGGCCAACCCGTCACCCCCCATCGGTCCCGCGCTGGGTCAGCACGGCGTCAACATCATGGGCTTCTGTAAGGAGTTCAACGCGGCGTCGGGCAACATCGAGCCGGGCCTTCCGGTCCCGGTGGTGATCACTGTCTATCAGGACAAGTCGTTCACCTTCATCATGAAGACCCCGCCGGCGGCCGTCCTGCTGAAGAAGGCCGTGGGCATCAAGAGCGGTTCGGCCGAGCCGAACAAGACCAAGGTGGGCACCGTGACCCGAGCGCAGCTCGAGGAAATCGCCACCACGAAGGAGCCGGACCTGACGGCGAAAGATCTCGACGCCCGTGTGCGCACCATCGCTGGTAGCGCCCGCAGCATGGGCCTGAACGTGGAGGGTGTGTGA
- the tuf gene encoding elongation factor Tu produces the protein MSKEKFERSKPHVNVGTIGHVDHGKTTLTAAITHVMSQASGGQGMAFDQIDKAPEEKARGITISTSHVEYESEKRHYAHVDCPGHADYVKNMITGAAQMDGAILVVSAADGPMPQTREHILLSRQVGVPFIVVFLNKADMVDDPELLELVEMEVRDLLSQYDFPGDDTPIVTGSALKALEGDTSEIGSQAIIKLVEAMDDYIPEPERAIDGDFIMPVEDVFSISGRGTVVTGRVERGIVKTGEEIEIVGLKDTQKTTVTGVEMFRKLLDEGQAGDNIGVLLRGTKRDEVERGQVLCKPGTIKPHTQFEAEVYVLSKEEGGRHTPFFNGYRPQFYFRTTDVTGACELPEGTEMVMPGDNVAMTVTLIAPIAMEEGLRFAVREGGRTVGAGVVSKIVE, from the coding sequence ATGTCTAAGGAAAAGTTCGAACGTAGCAAGCCGCACGTAAACGTCGGCACGATCGGTCACGTTGACCACGGCAAGACCACGCTGACCGCGGCGATCACGCACGTGATGTCGCAGGCATCCGGCGGTCAGGGCATGGCCTTCGACCAGATCGACAAGGCGCCGGAAGAGAAGGCGCGTGGCATCACGATCTCCACCTCGCACGTCGAGTACGAGTCGGAGAAGCGTCACTACGCCCACGTCGACTGCCCGGGTCACGCCGACTACGTCAAGAACATGATCACCGGTGCCGCCCAGATGGACGGCGCGATCCTGGTGGTTTCCGCCGCTGACGGCCCGATGCCGCAGACCCGTGAGCACATCCTGCTCTCGCGTCAGGTTGGCGTTCCGTTCATCGTCGTCTTCCTGAACAAGGCAGACATGGTCGACGATCCGGAGCTGCTCGAGCTGGTCGAGATGGAAGTTCGTGACCTGCTGAGCCAGTACGACTTCCCGGGCGACGACACCCCGATCGTTACCGGTTCCGCCCTGAAGGCACTGGAAGGCGACACCTCCGAAATCGGCTCCCAGGCGATCATCAAGCTGGTCGAGGCGATGGACGACTACATTCCGGAGCCGGAGCGTGCCATCGACGGCGACTTCATCATGCCGGTCGAGGACGTGTTCTCCATCTCTGGTCGCGGCACTGTCGTTACCGGTCGTGTCGAGCGCGGCATCGTCAAGACGGGCGAAGAGATCGAGATCGTTGGTCTGAAGGACACCCAGAAGACCACCGTTACCGGTGTCGAGATGTTCCGCAAGCTGCTCGACGAAGGTCAGGCTGGCGACAACATCGGCGTACTGCTGCGTGGCACCAAGCGCGACGAAGTCGAGCGTGGCCAGGTCCTGTGTAAGCCGGGCACCATCAAGCCGCACACTCAGTTCGAGGCCGAGGTCTACGTCCTGTCGAAGGAAGAGGGTGGTCGTCACACCCCGTTCTTCAACGGCTACCGTCCGCAGTTCTACTTCCGTACCACCGACGTGACTGGCGCTTGCGAGCTGCCGGAAGGCACCGAGATGGTCATGCCGGGCGACAACGTGGCGATGACCGTCACGCTGATCGCACCGATCGCGATGGAAGAAGGCCTGCGCTTTGCCGTCCGTGAAGGCGGTCGCACCGTCGGCGCTGGCGTCGTTTCCAAGATCGTCGAGTAA
- the secE gene encoding preprotein translocase subunit SecE gives MSEKSVQSTSSGLDSVKIAIAIALILAGIVGYYLLEGQPLFLRILAVVAGAGLAIAVAYTTAVGRSIWQFTFDSRLEVKKMVWPTRQEATQTTLVVILLVILIGLFLWGVDSLLGWIVRSITG, from the coding sequence ATGTCGGAAAAGTCCGTGCAGTCCACGTCCTCCGGTCTGGATTCGGTCAAGATCGCCATCGCGATCGCGCTGATCCTGGCCGGCATCGTGGGCTATTACCTGCTTGAAGGCCAACCGCTGTTCCTGCGTATTCTGGCCGTCGTGGCGGGAGCGGGGCTCGCGATCGCCGTGGCATACACCACGGCTGTCGGGCGGTCGATCTGGCAGTTCACCTTCGACTCGCGGCTCGAGGTCAAGAAAATGGTCTGGCCGACGCGTCAGGAGGCCACGCAGACGACCCTCGTGGTCATTCTGCTCGTCATCCTGATCGGCCTGTTCCTCTGGGGCGTCGACTCGCTGCTGGGTTGGATCGTTCGCAGCATTACCGGTTAG
- the rpoB gene encoding DNA-directed RNA polymerase subunit beta yields the protein MSYSFTEKKRIRKDFGKRAEVLPVPYLLTTQVKSYEGFLQQGVKQKERRNIGLHAALSSVFPIASHSGNAEIDYVDYHFGEPAFDVRECQIRGLTYSAPLRVKLRLVIYDKEAPAGSKVVKDIREQDVYMGEIPLQTESGTFVVNGTERVIVSQLHRSPGVFFDHDKGKSTSSKRMLFSARVIPYRGSWLDFEFDQKDLVYVRIDRRRKIPASILLRALGYNNEEMLDIFFEHDEFRVDGENLSLALVPERLKGTDAAFDIEVNGETIVKTGKRITAKHVRELKKAEIETLPVPEEFLVGRTLAKDVVDTDSGEVIANANDEITEDMLASFQKAGIESFKTLYYNEVDRGPYMSLTLRNDPSTTPLEAMVEIYKMMRPGEPPTKDAAEGLFHGLFFSEERYDLSEVGRMKFNRRLERESDQGPGILYDAKYFRGLAESGDEVAKERVEQSGDLSDILDVLIELINIRNGNGKTDDIDHLGNRRIRSVGEMAENVFRIGLVRVERAVKERLTQAESEGLTPQDLINAKPVAAAVKEFFGSSQLSQFMDQNNPLSEVTHKRRISALGPGGLTRERAGFEVRDVHTTHYGRVCPIETPEGPNIGLINSLAVFAQTNTYGFLETPYRKVVDGKVTADVDWLSAYEEEKYTIAQANAPLDEEGRLTGELISARKSGEFMLSDPSEIQYMDVSPKQIVSVAASIIPFLEHDDANRALMGSNMQRQAVPTLKADKPLVGTGMERVVATDSGACVVAKRGGVVDRVDASRVVVRVKAEEATQGEVGVDIYNLTKYTRSNQNTCINQRPLVKVGDNIEKGDVLADGPSVDMGELALGQNILCAFMPWNGYNFEDSILMSERVVREDRFTTIHIEELNCVARDTKLGAEEITADIPNVAENLLNKLDEAGVVHIGAEVSPNDILVGKVTPKGETQLTPEEKLLRAIFGEKASDVKDTSLRVPQGIEGTVIDVRVFTRDGIEKDSRARSIEEADLDAVRKDLKDRMRIIEGDIQARVRELLLGKVAVGGPTGVKANAKITAAQLNKIDPTKWFEIRVEDDAAASALEEYKAQLEREKEDAEARFEDKKRKIQQGDDLQPGVLKMVKVYVAVKRRIQPGDKLAGRHGNKGVISMIVPEEDMPYMEDGTPMDICLNPLGVPSRMNIGQILETHLGFAARGLGHQIEKRLKLEREKAVKELRVFLDKVYNHREEPTVDLDSLTDDELIEMAGNLKKGVPMATPVFDGAIEDEVKHMLKLAEVPENGQVQLYDGRTGEAFERHTTVGYMYILKLNHLVDDKMHARSTGPYSLVTQQPLGGKAQFGGQRFGEMEVWALEAYGAAYTLQEMLTVKSDDVDGRNKMYKHIVDGDHRMDAGMPESFNVLLKEIRSLGINIELEQDDE from the coding sequence ATGAGCTATTCATTCACTGAGAAGAAGCGAATCCGCAAGGACTTCGGCAAACGAGCCGAGGTTCTGCCGGTCCCCTATCTGTTGACCACGCAGGTGAAGTCCTACGAGGGCTTCCTGCAGCAGGGCGTCAAGCAGAAGGAGCGTCGCAACATCGGTCTGCATGCGGCGCTGAGCTCGGTGTTTCCGATCGCCAGCCATTCGGGCAATGCTGAAATCGACTACGTCGACTATCACTTCGGCGAGCCGGCGTTCGACGTGCGCGAGTGCCAGATCCGTGGCCTGACCTACTCGGCGCCGCTGCGCGTCAAGCTGCGTCTCGTTATCTATGACAAGGAAGCGCCCGCAGGTTCCAAAGTGGTCAAGGACATCCGCGAGCAGGATGTCTACATGGGTGAGATCCCGCTGCAGACCGAAAGCGGCACCTTTGTCGTCAACGGTACCGAGCGGGTCATCGTCTCTCAGCTGCACCGCTCGCCGGGCGTGTTCTTCGACCACGACAAGGGCAAGAGCACCAGCTCCAAGCGGATGCTGTTCTCCGCCCGCGTCATCCCGTACCGTGGCTCCTGGCTCGACTTCGAGTTCGACCAGAAGGACCTCGTTTACGTCCGCATCGACCGTCGTCGCAAGATCCCGGCGTCGATTCTGCTGCGCGCGCTGGGTTACAACAACGAGGAGATGCTCGACATCTTCTTCGAGCACGACGAGTTCCGCGTCGACGGCGAGAACCTGTCGCTGGCGCTCGTCCCCGAGCGCCTCAAGGGCACCGATGCGGCCTTCGACATCGAGGTCAACGGCGAGACCATCGTCAAGACCGGCAAGCGGATCACCGCCAAGCATGTCCGCGAACTTAAGAAAGCCGAGATTGAGACCCTGCCGGTGCCGGAGGAGTTCCTCGTTGGCCGGACGCTCGCCAAGGACGTGGTCGACACCGACAGCGGCGAAGTGATCGCCAACGCCAACGACGAGATCACCGAGGACATGCTGGCCAGCTTCCAGAAGGCCGGCATCGAGTCCTTCAAGACGCTGTACTACAACGAGGTCGATCGCGGCCCGTACATGTCGCTGACCCTGCGCAACGATCCGTCGACCACCCCGCTCGAGGCGATGGTCGAGATCTACAAGATGATGCGCCCGGGCGAGCCGCCGACCAAGGATGCCGCCGAAGGCCTGTTCCACGGTCTGTTCTTCTCCGAGGAGCGCTACGACCTGTCCGAGGTCGGCCGCATGAAGTTCAACCGTCGACTCGAGCGCGAAAGCGACCAGGGCCCGGGCATCCTCTACGATGCCAAGTACTTCCGTGGCCTGGCCGAGTCCGGCGACGAGGTGGCCAAGGAGCGCGTCGAGCAGAGCGGCGATCTGTCCGACATCCTCGACGTGCTGATCGAGCTGATCAACATCCGTAACGGCAACGGCAAGACCGACGACATCGACCACCTTGGCAACCGTCGCATCCGCTCGGTGGGCGAGATGGCCGAGAACGTCTTCCGCATCGGTCTGGTGCGTGTCGAGCGTGCCGTCAAGGAGCGCCTGACTCAGGCCGAGAGCGAGGGCCTGACGCCGCAGGACCTGATCAACGCCAAGCCGGTCGCTGCCGCGGTGAAGGAGTTCTTCGGCTCCTCGCAGCTGTCGCAGTTCATGGACCAGAACAACCCGCTGTCCGAGGTCACGCACAAGCGTCGGATCTCGGCACTTGGGCCGGGTGGCCTGACCCGCGAGCGCGCCGGCTTCGAGGTGCGTGACGTCCACACCACGCACTACGGCCGTGTCTGCCCGATCGAGACCCCGGAAGGTCCGAACATCGGTCTGATCAACTCGCTGGCCGTGTTCGCCCAGACCAACACCTACGGTTTCCTCGAGACGCCGTACCGCAAGGTGGTCGACGGCAAGGTTACCGCCGACGTCGACTGGCTGTCGGCCTACGAGGAAGAGAAGTACACCATCGCGCAGGCCAATGCGCCGCTGGACGAGGAAGGGCGCCTGACCGGCGAGCTGATCTCCGCGCGTAAATCGGGCGAGTTCATGCTCTCGGATCCGTCCGAGATCCAGTACATGGACGTTTCGCCGAAGCAGATCGTGTCGGTGGCCGCGTCGATCATCCCGTTCCTCGAGCACGACGACGCCAACCGCGCCCTGATGGGCTCGAACATGCAGCGTCAGGCCGTGCCGACCCTCAAGGCGGACAAGCCGCTGGTCGGTACCGGCATGGAACGCGTGGTCGCGACCGACTCCGGCGCCTGCGTGGTTGCCAAGCGTGGCGGCGTGGTCGACCGCGTCGACGCCTCGCGCGTCGTGGTCCGGGTGAAGGCCGAGGAGGCCACCCAGGGTGAGGTCGGTGTCGACATCTACAACCTGACCAAGTACACCCGCTCGAACCAGAACACCTGCATCAACCAGCGTCCGCTGGTGAAGGTCGGTGACAACATCGAGAAGGGCGATGTCCTCGCCGACGGTCCGTCCGTCGACATGGGCGAGCTGGCGCTGGGGCAGAACATCCTCTGTGCCTTCATGCCGTGGAACGGCTACAACTTCGAGGATTCGATCCTGATGTCGGAGCGGGTGGTGCGCGAAGACCGCTTCACCACGATCCACATCGAGGAGCTCAACTGTGTCGCTCGTGACACCAAGCTGGGCGCCGAAGAGATCACCGCAGACATCCCGAACGTCGCCGAGAACCTGCTGAACAAGCTGGACGAGGCCGGCGTCGTGCACATCGGTGCCGAGGTCAGCCCGAACGACATCCTGGTGGGCAAGGTCACGCCGAAGGGCGAAACCCAGCTCACCCCGGAGGAAAAGCTCCTCAGAGCCATCTTCGGCGAGAAGGCGTCCGACGTGAAGGACACCTCCCTGCGCGTGCCGCAGGGCATCGAAGGCACCGTCATCGACGTCCGTGTCTTCACCCGTGACGGCATCGAGAAGGACAGCCGCGCTCGTTCGATCGAAGAGGCCGACCTCGACGCGGTGCGCAAGGACCTCAAGGACCGCATGCGCATCATCGAGGGCGACATTCAGGCCCGCGTCCGTGAACTGCTGCTGGGCAAGGTCGCCGTGGGCGGCCCGACCGGTGTGAAGGCCAATGCCAAGATCACCGCCGCGCAGCTGAACAAGATCGACCCGACCAAGTGGTTCGAGATCCGCGTCGAGGACGACGCCGCTGCCAGCGCGCTGGAGGAATACAAGGCCCAGCTCGAGCGCGAGAAGGAAGACGCCGAGGCACGCTTCGAGGACAAGAAGCGCAAGATCCAGCAGGGCGACGACCTGCAGCCGGGCGTGCTGAAGATGGTCAAGGTCTACGTGGCCGTGAAGCGTCGCATTCAGCCGGGCGACAAGCTCGCCGGCCGTCACGGCAACAAGGGCGTCATCTCGATGATCGTCCCCGAGGAAGACATGCCGTACATGGAAGACGGCACGCCGATGGACATCTGCCTCAACCCGCTGGGTGTTCCGTCGCGGATGAACATTGGTCAGATTCTCGAGACGCATCTCGGCTTCGCGGCGCGTGGTCTGGGTCACCAGATCGAGAAGCGCCTCAAGCTCGAGCGCGAGAAGGCGGTCAAGGAGTTGCGTGTGTTCCTCGACAAGGTCTACAACCACCGCGAGGAGCCGACCGTCGATCTGGACAGCCTGACCGACGACGAGCTGATCGAAATGGCCGGCAACCTCAAGAAGGGCGTGCCGATGGCGACGCCGGTCTTCGACGGCGCGATCGAGGACGAGGTCAAGCACATGCTCAAGCTCGCCGAGGTGCCGGAGAACGGCCAGGTGCAGCTGTACGACGGCCGTACCGGCGAGGCGTTCGAGCGCCACACCACGGTCGGCTACATGTACATCCTGAAGCTCAACCACCTGGTTGACGACAAGATGCACGCGCGTTCGACCGGTCCGTACAGCCTGGTCACCCAGCAGCCGCTGGGCGGCAAGGCGCAGTTCGGTGGTCAGCGCTTCGGCGAGATGGAGGTCTGGGCACTCGAGGCGTACGGTGCGGCCTACACGCTTCAGGAGATGCTGACCGTCAAGTCCGACGACGTCGACGGCCGGAACAAGATGTACAAGCACATCGTCGATGGCGATCACCGCATGGATGCCGGCATGCCGGAGTCCTTCAACGTGCTGTTGAAGGAAATCCGCTCGCTGGGCATCAACATCGAGCTGGAACAAGACGACGAGTGA